The window TTTTCTGTCCCCTACACAGGACAGTGGTGAGTCCTTGAAAGAACAAGCAGAGCATTATGAAGTACCACAATAATCTCTACAGGATTAAGCAAAGTCCTTTCCTCTTCTGTGTTACTACACcattattatattgttattacaTGGTTATTACAGGGTTATTCCTGTGTTATTACACTGGGTGAAATTTGTGATGTCCCTGTTATGAGCCTGCTACTATGAGCCTGCTACTACTGGGCCTTCACATTCAAGGAACCCTGGCCAATAGTAAGTATCAATCCTCCAGTGTGTTATCATGTCACTAGGGGTTTCGTCTATATTTGGTTGTAGCTCAGACCATGTCCATCTATAAGCAATACAAATGTTTGACTACATCAGACATTACTGTACACACTTTACTGTACAATAAACCATTCACTGTCTGTAACaaagttgcctagttaaataaaggttcaattaaaaaatacATATGTATATCAGTTATGTGACAATCAGGCATGTAGTGTTTAAGTGTTAAGTGTTTAAATTATGGGGGAATTCTGACCCGAGTTAAGCGCTCCTAAATGGAACGTATTTTTTATGCATTTTTTTCTCTCTATGCATATTCTGACCTTGAGAATAGCATGCCAATCACCCGCTATTCGTTTGGGGTGGAGATCAAAGAGAGGAAGTTGTgtcaacatacagtggggcaaaaaagtatttagtcagccaccaattgtgcaagttctcccacttaaaaagatgagagaggcctgtaattttcatcataggtacacttcaactatgacagacaaaatgagagaaaaaagtccagaaaatcacattgtaggattttttatgaatttatttgcaaatgatggcggaaaataagtatttggtcaataacaaaagtttatctcaatactttgttatataccctttgttggcaatgacagaggtcaaacgttttctgtaagtcttcacaaggttttcacacactgttgctggtattttggcccattcctccatgcagatcttctctagagcagtgatgttttggggctgttgctgggcagcacagactttcaactccctccaaagattttctatggggttgagatctggagactggctaggccactccaggaccttgaaatgcttcttacgaagccactccttcgttgcccgggcggtgtgtttgggatcattgtcatgctgaaagacccagccacgtttcatcttcaatgcccttgctgatggtaggctttgttgctttggtcccagctctctgcaggtcattcactcggtccccccgtgtggttctgggatttttgctcatcgttcttgtgatctttttgaccccacggggtgagatcttgcgtggagccccagatcgagggagattatcagtggtcttgtatgtgttccatttcctaataattgctcccacagttgatttcttcaaaccaagctgcttacctattgcagattcagtcttcccagcctggtgcaggtctacaattttgtttctggtgtcctttgacagctctttggtcttggccatagtggagtttggagtgtgactgtttgaggttgtggacaggtgtcttttatactgataacaagttcaaacaggtgccattaatacaggtaacgagtggaggacagaggagcctcttaaagaagaagttataggtctgtgagagccagaaatcttgcttgtttgtaggtgaccaaatacttattttccaccataattagcaaataaatgaattaaaaatcctacaatgtgattttgtctatcatagttgaagtgtacctatgatgaaattacaggcctctctcatctttttaagtgggagaacttgcacaattggtggctgactaaatacttttttgccccattgtatacACTGTATTCTGACTTTGACTTAATTCCCTCCTAATTCCAATTCCTTTACACGTGAGCAATCTGTCGGTTCCAAGTGGAACAACATCTGCTTTTTTCTGATAACATCATTATCCATGCACGGTAATTTACACTTTGATGAGAGCTATTGACAAAAGCTAGGTCAATTAGTAAACCGTTTGGATAAGAGGATTGTAAATGTAAATAACAATTGTTTTAGATCTACTATATTTTACTTTGTGatcgctggagacaaatgtgaaaccagtcatatggccTTATAATTTGCTGGGATGACATTTGGAGACCCAATCAAATGACAGTATAGCGCCAAATTTACCAAGTTGATTTATGATTtgtagaatgttttaattatatgCCCGGACTTTACACGGTATTTCTTTTACAATTTATATTGTGTAAAATATTACACAATATAAATATTATTAGCCACTATCTGGTAGCCACcgtcagtaatacccacatacatttataactgtcgcCTTAGTGTTGTTTTCCTCATTCCATTACATCCTTGGTTTACCTTTCCTTCTTCTGTCATGTTTATGTGGTTGTTCCTGTGGATTGCTAGGAATAGTGGATCATATTAGGCTAACGTATTACAAGTTGTGCAATAATTCGGGACATGTAGCCTTATGGAACACAGATCATAAGTAGCAGTTTAAACCTTGTGCCTGGAGCACTTTTCACGACGTCTGGACCGTTGTCATCACAGTTCCATGTTTAGTGAGGATTATTAGGGTAGATTTTTAGACTACTATATAGACTACTGTTCAACACCTATTGTACACTTTTCTCACATTTCAATATTTAATGGCTTGAACAATTGAATATGGtaactttcaggatgaatcaaatcactatacagtgccttgcgaaagtattcggcccccttgaactttgcgaccttttgccacatttcaggcttcaaacataaagatataaaactgtatttttttgtgaagaatcaacaacaagtgggacacaatcatgaagtggaacgacatttattggatatttcaaacgtttttaacaaatcaaaaactgaaaaattgggcgtgcaaagttattcagcccctttactttcagtgcagcaaactctctccagaagttcagtgaggatctctgaatgatccaatgttgacctaaatgactaatgatgataaatacaatccacctgtgtgtaatcaagtctccgtataaatgcacctgcactgtgatagtctcagaggtccgttaaaagcgcagagagcatcatgaagaacaaggaacacaccaggcaggtccgagatactgttgtgaagaagtttaaagccggatttggatacaaaaagatttcccaagctttaaacatcccaaggagcactgtgcaagcgataatattgaaatggaaggagtatcagaccactgcaaatctaccaagacctggccgtccctctaaactttcagctcatacaaggagaagactgatcagagatgcagtcaagaggcccatgatcactctggatgaactgcagagatctacagctgaggtgggagactctgtccataggacaacaatcagtcgtatattgcacaaatctggcctttatggaagagtggcaagaagaaagccatttcttaaagatatccataaaaagtgtcgtttaaagtttgccacaagccacctgggagacacaccaaacatgtggaagaaggtgctctggtcagatgaaaccaaaattgaactttttggcaacaatgcaaaacgttatgtttggcgtaaaagcaacacagctgaacacaccatccccactatcaaacatggtggtggcagcatcatggtttgggcctgcttttcttcagcagggacagggaagatggttaaaattgatgggaagatggatggagccaaatgcaggaccattctggaagaaaacctgatggagtctgcaaaagacctgagactgggacggagatttgtcttccaacaagacaatgatccaaaacataaagcaaaatctacaatggaatggttcaaaaataaacatatccaggtgttagaatggccaagtcaaagtccagacctgaatccaatcgagaatctgtggaaagaactgaaaactgctgttcacaaatgctctccatccaacctcactgagctcgagctgttttgcaaggaggaatgggaaaacatttcagtctctcgatgtgcaaaactgatagagacataccccaagcgacttacagctgtaatcgcagcaaaaggtggcgctacaaagtattaacttaagggggctgaataattttgcacgtccaatttttcagtttttgatttgttaaaaaagtttgaaatatcgttccacttcatgattgtgtcccacttgttgttgattcttcacaaaaaatacagttttatatctttatgtttgaagcctgaaatgtggcaaaaggtcgcaaagttcaagggggccgaatactttcgcaaggcactgtacatttagtGTGTGAAGGCTCTCCAAACCAAACcagtttttattattattcataaatactttcctacCCTAAATACTATGCAAGATCAGAATATTTTTTAATCTACCAGTTGGTGATGAAAAGGAGACTAATATTTACATGACTTTCTTTAATTGATCCCTAATATTCAGATATTCTAGTGAGTCTGTCGAGAGAATTCTAATTAAAGGTACACCAAATAACATTTAAATGGATGACTTTAGATAAATCTACTGAAAACCCGATTGAATGAAATCGCCACGAGAACAATCTGTTGGCCAGCAGGTGGGATGGTTTTCAGCAGTTTAATAAAATGAATGCTGCATTCACATCATGTCGGAAACTGAAATTTCTGACTTGCTAACCTAGGTGGAAGAGTTGGATCTCAAGTTTCCCACTTGGGAGGTACCAGAATCAACCAATGGGAAGCTCTACGCAAATAACTATTGTTCATTTTAACTGTGATGTCCCGAGTTTCTGACATGACGTGAACAAGGCATTCAGTGCGTGCAGGTGAATCACGCCTGCAAAGCCCATTTAAGCACCtacataaggtaagtctgaataccatcTACTAAGAAGTGCCTAGGAAAGGCGTACATTTTCCTAATTCTGAATTGGGCCCTATTTGAATATGGAAGTATGGGATGGTGGAACAGGAGCCGGGATGTGGACATtaaattagggttaggattgcaattatggctagggttagagttaaactGAGGTGTGGTCATTATGCTTGTGTTAGGCATTATGCTAGTGTTAGGATTGAGTTTATGGCTTTGGCTAGAATTAAGGTTGAGATGTGGTGTGGCCTTGAAGCTAGGGTAAGGGATGAGGTTAGGATTGAGCCTGTGTGTGGAAATGAAGTTAGGTTTGAGTCGGAGGGTTAGGTTGAGAACCCCGCTCCCCAAATAGGGCTCCCCCACTTTAACTCCTGACTACATGAACCCATATCTCACCCTCTTTCACCAGATGGTTAGACAGACACTTGGTTGCTTTGCCTTTGTGATGACTTCGAACATTCTGTGTGGTAAACATTAATCCTGTTTTGGCGGATCAGTGGATAAATGTGTACAGTCTGATTGGACATAGAAAAAAGTGAGGGTCAGATCTGGTCTGTAATGTGCCCGCTAGGACTTTTAGCACTGATGAATCAGGGCTTTTAACTCTACTGTATGCCCAGGATCAAGACTTTTGGCAGCGCAGCCAGGCCACCAAATCcctgttcattaaaataacaaataaagtgGGATCAGCCTATCCGCCGATTGAGGTTTATATAGTGGTCCCTGGGCCTGGTGAGCCAGATCATCACTCCTGTAGAGGACGGGCTCCAGGGAGATTTACCAGGATGAGTAAGGTAAGACCTTGGGAGGAGGGGACACTTTCACTATCTGTCTCTATATTGCACTGTAAGATAGTGGGCCGAACCAGTGTAGACTTCCTCCCAGCCCTCTGCTAACCCATTGCAACTTAACTCACAGCCTAAACATGCATCATAGCAGAACTATATTAGGTCAAAGTAAggcgtcatgcccatagggggcacgTGCACCCTCAGATTTGTCCTGCTAAAAAAATTAGGGCTGCACTTAatttttttgttagttttttctcTGTAATAGGCTACTACTAGCCACATAGCAAttgtatgaagttggctttagcttgcccagataggttcccaaactcacaacctcataactagctaccccTGAAATAATTTCAGGCtgtcaatcaagttagagtaggtAGGCTGTTTAATTATCTTAGCTGGTATGCCTGCTGGCAAGATTGGTATACTTTAGAAAAGCAAccaataactaaatgtactgaataataCTCACATTACTTTCAATATTTTACCCACATTTAAGCAGAGAAGAATATTTAGTTTCTTTAAACAAAAtaaccaccagtcaggaggatgcAGAAAGCttaagaggtatgcttagatttGCATAAAAATAGACGTGTGTGTCTCAGGATTTACGGCATGGCGCCCCTGGGTCTAACTGTCTCTGAACAGGACAGTAAGGCCACACATTTATTGTCATTACCTAGACTGGCATTGTGTTGAAATTGGTGATGTTGATTAGACTGAGGAAATGACACAAATCATATGCATGCATTTAACAACATATGACGATTGAGTCGATTGTGGGTATCAGGACCATGAAGTATATAAACCCTGTGTTGCTGATTCTATATATTGGCCAATGAGAGGGTTTGAAGCCACCTgttggccatattggcactcaCCAGgagagcagtcctccataggaattcaTGGAATtccacagtatttcaattaaatgtttcaaggacaaaattacatgtatttaagtctttttttgttgttgtgtggacAGTAAACATTAGTAATCTAAAAAAAGTAtacttttatttttatgtttagctcacataatataatttcaaagtatgcattaaggtgtctgtaatggaataaatgtggcaaaaacaaatgtagagtGGAGTGCCAAAATGGAGGCACTGTGGCTACAACACAGCGCCCCCTATCAGTGATCTAGTGAATATATAAACAATTGGTTCAGGTGTATACTACGGTCTTAAGTTGTGTGCTCTCCTACCTCCCATTTCGACTACAGATAACTTTCTACGAGGACAGCAACTTCCAGGGGCGCTCTTATGAGTGCGATGCAGACTGCGCTGACATGCACCCCCATTTCAGCCGCTGTAACTCCATCAAGGTAGATAGCGGCTGCTGGGTGCTGTACGAGCGTCCCAACTACACAGGCTATCAGTACGTGCTGACCAGAGGGGAGTACCCAGAGTACCAGCACTGGATGGGATACAATGACAGCATCCGCTCCTGCCGTACCTTCTCCTATGTGAGCAACCTAATTGTCTTTGAGGTGTTGCCGTGTTATCCTGCCAGGCTGATACTCCATTCAGTAATACTTCAGACATCAATCAAACGATGACAAAGTTTTGAATGTAGAATATTTTACCTATGGAGTGAATGGGGTTACCTTCTGATTGATGTGTGGTTATGAATGTTCAAATCCATTCTGAGGGCAGGTTGATAATGCAACACATTTGGGTTTCTTCTTTACAAAAAAACAGCAAATTCCTAGGTTCTGTGATGAGAACCTGATTGAGTGGGTGAATCTCCTTGGTAGGACATGACGGTTATTATATTGAATGACATGGAGCAACACAATATCACAATACAGCAAGAATCTAGAATGTCCTGAACACCCTGATTCCTTTCTCCCTTCCTGCAGACTAGCGGAGGCCCGTACCGCATGCGCATCTATGAACGCCCCAACTTCCAGGGCCAGACGATGGAGTTCGCCGAGGACTGTGAGTCTGTCCAGGAACGCTTCCGCAGCCGTGATGTCTACTCCTGTAACGTTCTGGAGGGCTACTGGACCCTCTACGAACACCCCAACTACCGCGGCCGCCAGTACTTCATGAGGCCTGGAGAGTACAGGAAGTTTAGTGACTGGGGCGCCACATGTGCCACCACTGGCTCCTTCCGTAGGATCACCGAGTTTTAGATAAGAACACCTTCTCTGCCTCCCTAAACGCAGCTCGCCTCTAGTTGGCACTGGCTTGTCAATAGAAGAGTATGCCTATTCTAACACACAGGACTGTGTCAATATATTTTATGAATTTGAAATAGATATTTGGTCATTATTAAGTTACAAAGATAACTCTGAATGAGTCTGAATAAATTAATCTATTGTGAATGTttcttgtgattttttttttgttgaatagGCTAGCTAAACAGTTTGGGTGAAGTTGAAACCAATTCACTGCAACACATACTGTAAATGCAGTTTGGTGATAGGCCAGTAGTAAGGGAACCATTTTGATATGGACCCAGTTCATATTCAAATCGTGTACTTACAGCGttgggggagtgccaagatggtggcactgtggcttcaacacagcgccccTATTTGTGATCTAGTGTATATTTAAATCATTGGTTTAGGAGTATAATGTAGCCTGAAGTTGTGTGCTCTCTCTCAGATCAAAGTAAGAGGAAAACAATTGATTTGCTAATGGCATATATGCAAATCTGACATGGACAATAGAATACAGCCCATTCTGATATCAAGTCTGCATAGTCCTCCGAAGACAGTGACACAGCACTCTTCCGCACAGCTTTAGAGAgaagggtggatggatggatggcgggCGGGCGGGGTCTGGGTGCTATTGGCTGCCTCTCCTATAGATGTGTTCACCCAGGGTTCTATGCCATAAATAGTACAACACAGGATAACACTGTTAAAAACATACCATGTTGGCAAAGCTCCCAATCGGAAAAACACACAAAAGCATGGAATTTCATGTGTGAGTTTTTATTGTTTTGAAAGGATCCTCCTATGAATATGTAACACATATCATAGCAACACGTGTTTGGTATCTTCCTGTAAAGAGAACTGTATACTCATCATATACAGTAAATGGCTATCAGATCTATCAATCAACATACCACCCAGCTAAACTCATAGCAACACGTGTTTGGTATCTTCCTGTAAAGAGAACTGTATACTCATCATATACAGTAAATGGCTATCAGATCTATCaatcaacatcaaatcaaatcaaatttttatttgtcacatacacatggttagcagatgttaatgcgagtgtagcgaaatgcttgtgcttctagttccgacaatgcagtaataacaagtaatctaactaacaattccaaaactactgtcttgtacacagtgtaaggggataaagaatatgtacataaggatatatgaatgagtgatggtacagagcagcataggcaagatacagtagatggtatcgagtacagtatgtacaaatgagatgagtatgtaaacaaagtggcatagtttaaagtggctagtgatacatgtattacataaggatacagtccaGCTAAACTCATAGCAACACGTGTTTGGTATCTTCCTGTAAAGAGAACTGTATACTCATCATATACAGTAAATGGCTATCAGATCTATCAATCAACATACCACCCAGCTAAACATGCACAATCACAGATCAAATTGTTTTATAAGATCATTATGAATTATTTTGACTATACCAAAAAAGTATAGCTATAATACATATCAACACTTAGTCCATCAACCTCAAGTGATTGAAATGCATACATTTGTGATGATTTGAGTACACAATATTAAATTAAATATGACGGCAAATTACTTAATTTGATTAAATTGCTTGTTAACCTGGGTCTGGTTTAGCAATTGTGATACTTTCTCTGACTGGCATCAGCTCATTGATCTTTCCAGTGCCTGCCTGTCAATGATGGGTGCGGCTTTTTCTGGACGCTAGGATGTGAACACAGACATCACCATGGTTGGACAAGAGTAGCAAAACTCCTGTATGTTGTGTTTGTGCTGACATGCTGGCATGACTGATTTGAATAACAACACATGCAATGTTACCTTTCCCCCTAGGGGAATGTATATAAAGATAAGCCACCTCATTGGCCACCAGCACAGCAAGAAGAACGAGCAGCTCACCAACCAAACGCAAATATGATGGGAAAGGTTTGTATTTTAGGCCATTATACATTTACAGAAACGAAATATGCaagcacacatacaaacacattgtATATTTAATCAAACACATATATGGTGTTATTTAGACTAATTTCATCATACAGTATATGAAACACTGTCTTATTAATACTGTAGATTGTTCTGTTCAGTGTTTGCTGTTTTAAATTAATCTCTTGTAAACATAGTCTTTATGTGGTTTCACTCATCACTCAGTAGGCTGCCTATATCACATCTTTACTTTGTTGTTTTTCCATTGATTTCCTTATTAATGCTACTTCAAACATGATCCTTGTTCTTCCATCAGATCATCTTCTACGAGGACAAGAACTTCGGTGGCCGTCACCATGAGTGCATGAGTGACTGCGCTGATCTTCACTCCATGTTCAACCGCTGCCAATCCATCAGGGTGGTGAGCGGTATGTTCATGATCTACGAGCGCCCCAACTTCATGGGACACCAGCATTTCCTGAGGAAGGGAGAGTACTCCGACTACATGCGCATGATGGGAATGAACGAGTGTGTCAAGTCTTGCCGCATGATCCCCATGGTAAGGGAACTGTCCCATACCATTATTTCTCAAACACATATGATCTACTTACTGTATCACTGTGTATTTGAGAGTACTTACACATCATCTAGGTTTTGATCATAGTATATCACCAAACCATCTATGGGGGGTGTATCATGTTATCCTTAGTGGTTAATCATCAAACATTTACATAATCAATCTTCAATTCCTTAAATCAGTTAGATTGCTAGCCTTTCTGTGAGCATCTAAATAGTCGTTTTTGTATTGGCGTGTTAATTAACAATAAAGAAAAGTTATATTTAGAACACAGATGATCATGGAATATAACCCTGTTTTCTTTTCTGTCCCCTCCAGCACCGTGGTAACTTCAAGATGAGGCTGTACGACCGCTCTGACATGGGAGGCCAGATGATGGAGCTGGATGACGACTGCCCCAACTGTATGGACCGTTTCCGTATGTCCGACTTCAACTCCTGCAACGTGATGGACGGCCACTGGCTGATGTACGATCAGGCCAACTATAGAGGACGCCACTACTACCTGAGGCCCGGCCAGTACCGTAGATACAACGACTGGGGAGGCATGAGCTCCAAGATCGGCTCCATCAGGCGCATTATGGACCTCTAAAGAAGGAAGGGTCCTTGTAAAATGTCTACTTTATGCCTTGTTTCACACACCGAATAAAATGGTGTCAGTGCTCAAGTGTTTTCAGTTTTGTTCTTGCTCTCTGAGCATTGCAGGCCTGCTCTCCAGTGTGGATGTTAGCAGCAGGGGTGGCACCACGACACCCGACATCCTCACTCTGCTTAGAGGGATCAATAAAGCTATTGCAGTATTGATCAGACAGGAGTCAAAGCGTGATCTCTATTATACTGTACTGGATCATTCATGCTCTACCCTCATTACTGTTCAGTGATAACCAAACAAACCAGTTTCAGTGCTCACAGCGGTCTAAAGGCCAGTTATTTATGAGAAAATTATACTCTGAGATGTCTTAAAAACACAAAGGCCATTCAACTGAAAAGTTTATCCTCCTTAATGGAGTtaacatactgtactcgatattgTGCATTTGTGGCTGCTGTGCAGAGTTACACATCCACAGATAAATGCATTCATAAAGCCCTTTCTAACGTAACAAGGTACTATGTGGCTATCTCTGCTAGGCCTCATAGACGTCAGGACCTCCCTGCTTCCACTGGAGGCCAAGGTTGCAGATATGTGAAGCCTATAGAGCTAAATATTTGAAGGGCCAGAACTATCTTGTCTATGCATAAACTATCATAGTTAGTCAATTTTGTATGCTCATATGTCTGATTACATACTACCTAGTAGCGAGTTGTGTTGTCATGCTATTGGAGAACATATTATGTTGGAGAATAGTACATATAAGAACAATTTCTTACAAATAACTGAATCGAACAAAGAAATCAGAGGTATGTATAGATAGTAAGGATAGGATGAAGGATTTGATTGGAAACATACTATCCTATATAACTGAAACAATAAATCAAATACTTTTCAAATAACATACGAATGTGACTGTTATGTGAATGTCACATCAAGTTTATATTTTGAGACATGCATTTGTAAACATACATCACTTGTATTTCAATTTCAACATCAATCTTTAGTCTTCATATTTAATATTTAATGTATAAAATATTTCATAATTACATTTAATTTAAGAAAATACAACATTAAATAATATATTTTAAGTGCCAAGCTACATATACAGACAATTTGGGatttttgtaactgcatttaaAATAGGATCTCCCACTGTAGTCCTATTTCTATACTGACGGTGGCAAAATAATACCA of the Oncorhynchus clarkii lewisi isolate Uvic-CL-2024 chromosome 3, UVic_Ocla_1.0, whole genome shotgun sequence genome contains:
- the LOC139406066 gene encoding gamma-crystallin S-1-like; this encodes MMGKIIFYEDKNFGGRHHECMSDCADLHSMFNRCQSIRVVSGMFMIYERPNFMGHQHFLRKGEYSDYMRMMGMNECVKSCRMIPMHRGNFKMRLYDRSDMGGQMMELDDDCPNCMDRFRMSDFNSCNVMDGHWLMYDQANYRGRHYYLRPGQYRRYNDWGGMSSKIGSIRRIMDL
- the LOC139406065 gene encoding gamma-crystallin M2-like, whose product is MSKITFYEDSNFQGRSYECDADCADMHPHFSRCNSIKVDSGCWVLYERPNYTGYQYVLTRGEYPEYQHWMGYNDSIRSCRTFSYTSGGPYRMRIYERPNFQGQTMEFAEDCESVQERFRSRDVYSCNVLEGYWTLYEHPNYRGRQYFMRPGEYRKFSDWGATCATTGSFRRITEF